The DNA segment ACGACAATTTGCTTTGACTGGACCCTAATTGGACCACATCCGTCCACTTCTGTTGAGATTTCGAAGTTCCTTCCCCAATTTCTGGTATCGGCGATCTAATTTGACTTGGAGTGGTTACTGTTCCATCAAATTCCTCATTGATAGTTGCTCCTGTTACTGTTTCATCAGTGGCACTAACTAAAACCCCCACATTATTGATACAAAAAATGCAGCTCGGTGCATTAAGCTCCCACTATGCGTGGGGCCGGGGAAGGGCCGAaccacaaggatctattgtacgcaacctcacactatatttctgcaagaggctatttccatGGCTCGAATCCTACATTATTGAtacacatatttttatttcatattctATCCCACAAAAATAACATATAGATTATCATATAATTTAATGCATGTATTATACTAGTAACTAAACGTTGCACTAGTTATATGAGCTATGTTTTATGCGACTAACCAAATATTATATTATCTTATGCGAGATTTTATGTAGGAATTAATTATTCCAAACCATTAACAAGTTATATTTATCTCATGCTTGATTATGAGTATGATTAATATCGATATTAAATGATGGTATTAGCTATTGATAGCTAATCTCACAGGATATCCTTGTCTATCCTACAATTGAACCAATTTTGCAAATCTTCCTACTACTTCACAAAGAAATTGAAACAAAATAGACACGAGAATGAACcaaaaggaaggaaaaaaaaaaaagttttgtcGAGGCGAGGGGAATATACTGAACGCATTCCTTTTCAAAATGGCTATTTGCAACTCATTACTCAAAGCTGGGAAGAAAAATTTCCAATAACGTTTTCtaagaaaaaaaactaaatacACAAGTTGTTGAAAAAATTAATTTGTAGAAGTAAAACCaaaatttttaattcaaattagCATTTTTAACGTCTGTTTATCATCATGAATTCGTTAGACGCAAGCGTACACGTTAGTGAGATTTTAACCGATGAAATTTAGGATCTTAGCCTCTCTCATTGACCCtcaggaaagaaaaataaaatacaaatggAACAGAATGATAACTAAGTAACAAACCAATAAATGAAATGTGGATTCTGGTAACATCACCTCAAATGGATAACTATAATGGAAGACCTGAACATCCCAAAAGCTGTAGTCAGTTTCATTTCTCGTCTTCTATCTCAAACATGCAACAATAGTCAATAAACATACAAGAAGAATATGCGTTCAAAGATAATCTTTTAGAGTAGCAGGATGTCAGCAACTACTTCATCAATCAAAGAATTTAGCAGCCGTTTCTCGATCTGTATTCCCAGTTCAAATGCTTCAACTTCAAAGTCCAGCCATCTACCAAAGTAACTGCTCATGTCCTTGTCTACAAGTTCATCAACCATGCAGTTACCCATTCCACTCCACCCTGAAATTTCCCTATATACTTCTTCTGCTAGTTTCTCCTTGTTTCTGACCACTACGACACCTTTTAGCCATGTATCATATCCACCATCCACGTATCGCTTACATCTTATGTCCAAGCATTCACTCACACAATCAAATATTACCTTTCGTCTTTGTCCACGACCATTTACCCTTTCCAATTGATCAAAAAGGTGTGGATCGATGATCTCGTGAGACCTGCTCATTGCGAAATCCATGAACATCGACTCAATATTGCATACTATTTCCTTCACATATTCCAGCTCCCAGTTTGATGATTTTCCAAGATCCGTCATACGGAAATTTTTGAGATGCTCCTTTGCGCCACAAGTTGAAGAGGCAGAGTCTAACAAATCTACATCACCTTCTATCGAATGAAACTTTTTCAAAGAGCATATACCAAGCACTTCTTTAGCTTGTACTGATGAACTTAGCTTGCTAGCTGAAATTCATTAAACAATGTTCAGATGTTTCTAAAGTACCAGTGAATTTTTTCTTGCATGAAAAAACTCGGTGTGTTGATCTTACCTCCTGTATTGTTACTTTCTGCAGTATCTGAAGAATTGCAACTTTCGGTAAGAAAAGAATGCTCAAGAACAGATATAGGGCTTGGGAACCGACTGCCAAACACCTTCCTGCCTTCAAATTCACTGCTGCAACACTCACTCAGTTCCTCttccactccctgatatcatacCAGATTAGATGATCAAATTAATTAAAAGGTTTCCCGTCTATTCTTTAAAGAGCTTTCTACAAATAGAGCAATACAATTAACAAGAGCACATTGAATCAGGAAAGTTGGAGGGAATTACTTTCTGAAATTTTTAGTCAAAGATGTCTAAACCATACGATGTCAAATCCAAAGAGGAGGGAAAACAAAGATGTCAAAGACTAAGAACACCAAATTATTAAAAGGCATAAAAGGGCTAACAAGAAATGCAGGTTAAGATACAGTCATCTGAATGGTCTAATTAAATTCACTACTGTAGAAAATATATAAATAGAGGTATCTGCAACCTACAAAGAGAGTGGCAAACTTAATGCAATAAAGATTCAAGTGTAAAACAGAATTATGCAATACATACCTGATGCTTGTGCTGCCCAGTGATTCCCAGAGGACGAATAGGAGAAAATCCAGGGTTGCAGCGGCTGACCAAATCATCCACTTCCATGTCATCATGGTTCCCCTTACCATGCAACATGGTGGTCTTCGATAAGCCATTCAGATCCTGGAATATCGATGAGGAAAAACTGGATGTTCCCTTTTTCTGGCGTGATGACTCAACTACATAAGATAATTCTCTTAATTTTTGATCCAAAAGAGTGCTCAAATCATCAGCACTGCTCAAGTTATGCCCAAAAGGAGCCTTAAAACTACTCATACTATCTGAGCTGAGCTGCTTCTTTTTACTTCGAAAATCCGTGCTAAACTCATGACTTGTCCCCTGTACTTCTCTTGGGGGCTCAGGGCTGGGTACTGATCGTGTCAGGGGTGCATTGAATGTAAAGGAAATAATGtctgttcctttttcttttctcttctcacCCCAGCTCATTTCCCTATCCGTGAATATGCCAGACTGAATCAGCTTTCCACTTTTATGAGTAGACGTGCTCCCAGCTGCCTGATTTTTTTCATATTGGATATCACCGTCACTAGGCCGCTTCTTACGTGTGACACTTTTAGTACAAGAATATGTTTCTTCCTTTCTATCACCGGCCTGTTTGCTCAGCCTCCTGGAACTGACTTTAGAGTTTTCAGCCATTTTACTTGAACTTTTCTGTCGCGCAATGGAAGAATCCTCGCCAAGTGTACGTTTTCCTTGGAAGTTGGAAAGAAACGGCTTTGAAGGTGACTTCCCCCTATCAGCTATGCTATTTTGTTTTTGATCATTCTGCCGCAAAACACATGAATTATTATGTACAGATGGTTTCTTGTGTGTGTTCTTCTCTGTGCTAGGTTGGCTTGTAAACAATTGGTTTGGAATGACTTTACTTGGTTCTTTCTGGCCAAGTACACTTCTGCTGCTGCCTGTATTTAGGCCCTCTCTTTTCTGGACATTGGCTTTTGCTTGCAGGGCTAGGGAAATCGATTTTCCTTTAGTTTTGCCTCCAATAAAAGATTCATCAGAATCTGAGAAATCTTTCTGCTTGGTTGTATCTGCTGATCCGTTCCAGCTCTTATTCATAGGTTGCCCTTTAAGGTACTTAGAAGCATTTGACTCAGCTGGCCTTCGAGAAGCTTCAGCTATCTTGGTTACTTTTTGAGAAGCTTCAACcctttcttttaaatcttttacCTTCAAGGGAATTGAAGAAGATCCAATTAGGGATAGTTTTGCTTTTGATGTAGCTTGAGGTCCTGGCTCAAGTATTCTGGCAGCTGCTTCcattatgtgagctgcattctgaGGTGGGATTGAATTGGCACTTTTGATAGGGGATAGAAGCTTACAATGAGTAATTGGGATTGATTTAGCTGACTTAGGAGGTAAAATCTCCGTTTGAAACTTCTCAATTGGCCTGCTGATTATCTTCTGTTGCTTTGGCTCCAATGAGCTCCTGCCTAGATTCTCCATCTTCTCATGAAAGTTGCTGGAATATACTGATTGAAAATTTTGCTGGTATTCGAGGTTTCTCGAGAGGCAAGGAGCACTTCGTAGGGATTCAGAATCTAAAAATGGAGTGGAGTAAGGCTCTGAAAAGTTAGAGGTTGGCATGCAATCCAATCCCATAAGCCTTGCAACGACACCTGCAGGCTTGATACCATAATATTCCTCGTCAGATACCGATGAGGCACAACGGTAATCACTGCTCCCTTTGACACTGGACGCTGCTGTAGTATCATCCTCATTGTTCTGCatatgaaaaatactttcaaTTGAGAAGTACAGCGACAGGAAAATATGTCTCCAATCCAAGTAGgtggaaaaagaaaagatgagAAAGATTGAGTAACAAACTGACCAGATGAACCCGAGTCATAGGTAAGTTCCCATCACATCTCTTCTTCTGTTTGGATTGCTCTGAAAAAAAGCATAGAAATAATGCTTGTTCAGCCATTATAACATTTAACAGCATGGTTTTCTTGACGTTCTACCACTACATACATGCATATTTGAAGAATCAGTAGTTGAAAGCATTGGTCATAGACAATTTCAGCGTTTACCTGGTATATCAGACTTGCTAGAGAACAACTTCTTCCGTGATTTTGCATTCCAATCAAATAGCTGCAGGAAGCCACCAACATAACCTCCTCCGCTCTTGGAACTGTGTTTCTCAGCACCCATATTCAACCACAGATCTCAAGCCCTCTTCAAAATTTGCTAACTGAAAAAAGAGATATTACAGCAAGCATTGTTTCCCAAGCTCACCTGCAAATAATTTTATGCTCTTTAAAACAAACATCAAGGGTGAGGAAGAATTTTCTTTTAGAGATTTATAACTTGTGAAATTCAGTAAATGGAAATGGAGGGGACATGCTCAACCAGGTGGGAATCCCATTTTGTCCACTAAATTTGCTCAATTCCCTTTTTCCATCAAAATTGAAAACTATCCTCCTTCAAGAATTCAAATGCGTATGCCTTAACCACTACTTTGCATCATCCAAATCTTGATATACATCTTTCCAGCAAATTTCTCCATTTCTTTGTAATTCCAATGATCAATTTTCTCTTGATAAccatttcaaatttccttttcTTGAAATCAGCACTAATAACAGAATACGGGAAATTCATAGTCTTAATTAGCTCATTATATCGTTGCAAAATCTTTTTGCATTGCAGCGCAAGCAGACACATACCTGATTTTGGATTTCCTAAATCATTCCAATGCtatcccttggccttaaagactAAAGTTACCCTCAAACAAAGACTTAAAATCTAGTAGTGCTTTCAAACAGAAAATGTGAGCTAAGAGTATCCATACTACCTCCCCCCTCGTTATCTAGAAAACTCCAAGTGGTGAAATTTCTTTTGCccctttccttttgaatttgacaTCATGACCAAAAGCTCTTAAACTTATAAGGTTTAATCAAGCTCAAACTATAATTGAACTAAACTTCTGCAAAGGCAACAAATTAAAGACATTCAACCCCGTGAATGATCAAACAAAAACATAGCAAAGAATTAAGCATTCCCATACtaaaaaaggtttaaaaataaaataaaaaaccctAGTATCATACCAATGAGAAGCTAAACAAAATAAACCGAAATACTAAAAAAACTGACCTAGAGTCCCAGAGTAAATCAAGACTCATTAAATCTCATGCTTACAAATAAAAGGTGAATGATCAAACATAACTTAGTACGAAATGAAGCATTCTCCAATGCAACAGTCATACGAACTGAACAATAGAATCACCATTAAGAAACTAAGCAAAACAAATCCAACAAATTTTAAAACTATGTGGCTCAGAAGAAATCCGAACTGATTAAGCTCCTGCTTTTTCAAATTCCCAAGAATGATCAAGCATAAACATACTAGAAAGATCAATCTTTCACATATATAAATCATACAAAGTGAACAAAAGAAACCCAAATATAGATTAATAAAAACTTACACGACAGAGAAAAATCAAGACTTGTTAAAGCACCAGCTTTTCAATTCTTGTGGGTGTGAAAGTTATATATATTTGGTATAGGAAAAACTATAGCACTGAAGAGATGAGTGAAGtagttgtttgtttttttttgggggaGGGGGCGAGGGGAAGAAGAGCAGTGGGGAGTGAAAGCTGTAATGTTGATTGGTCTGAAACAGAGCATAGTAGCATTAAATGAGGAAGacagaaatttttttttttgaaaaaagtgaAAATGGGATTGTTTAAATATTCgaaagaagaaaataattaatgGTTTCTCCACAAAAGGTTAAAAAGGTTCTAACGTCTCTTTTGTGAAGAGGGAGGGATTTCAAATTCTCTCAACGGGAGGGCGCTCCGATTCCCTGCTTCGAGGTCCACCTTTTGAACTTTTAGCAACCAATTGATTCGCTGATGGATTGGAGATTAACGGggtattaaaataaataaagtcaaCGACAAAACTTGCAAACCAGAGAGATGTTTTAAAACATTTACGTCTCTTTTGATTAAGGTCCTATCTTATGTAGGACcgtatatttttaaataaaagtaAATTTTCCTTAAAACAAAATCTGTAATTAATTCCTTTACATTTTTGCTCACGATACGGATGATGTCAATTTTAGCTGTAATTCTCCATCCGTTCAATTTATGTGAAATCATTTGTTTGggcatgaaatttaagaaaagagagaagacttttgaacttgtggtgtaaaatgaggcacatatattttgtgtggctataaatcattgtataaaggtaaatgtttttcaaataaggaaatgagtcattctttttggcatgaactaaaaaggaaatatgttcacataaattaaaattaatagtTTGGTACAagggataataataataatttcaagatAGAATTTAAAATTGTATTTATCCTATATTTGCTTTTAGGTCTTAGCTAATCTCGTGATAAATTTTACACTAAAATGATCGGATTAATTAATCTCATGGGAGATCCACCTCATAGAATATCCTTATTTGTCACACAATTGTACCAAATGACCCTAAGTTAAAATAATTCAGTTCCAGTTCCTTTCCACAAGGCAAAAAAGGGATTTCCGCAAGTAATATCCTTCTCtttcacttttttattttatttttctcaattaaCTAATTCAATTGCaggaaataaaaaggaaaaatactaaaacaagattttaaaatatgtgtGGGCATCCCCCTATTCGTGAATATTTGAAAGACTTATAGCTAGGACTGTCTAAGGGGAGGGGTACTGGGTCCTTAAGGGTTAAAGGTACAGAGAGTGTAAAGTTAAGGGGAGGGTTCCTTAAGGATACTTTTTTTAAGGGTATTTAAGGGTATAGGTTAAGGGTATTTCTTTTTGGTACCTTACAGTATCTCTACTGTAAGGTAGAGATACTTAAGAGTGAGGTACTAGTACTTAgggtaattttaaattaaaaattaaaaaaattatatttaaatacaaaCAAACTTTAATGGATGAAAAAAATCCAATACTTTTATTTCaatacttaaaaaaataaaattacatatttttttaCAATTTACGGGATTTTTTCAATAATTTCTATTGGTTCATCGCTTGAAATTGATAACACTTGTTCTTTTGCATTCCCGCTGTCTCCGGTAGATAGTAGTTCACTATAGACATCGTCGTCTTCTTGAATTATTTCTGCAAGGCCAAAGTTTCTTCTCTTCAAATATTTCAGCAAGTCTTCATCGCAAACATTATTTCTAACAGTTGTTTTAGAAAAACTTGAAAAAGCAGGATTATACGTTTCGTGTATGTAACTCCTAAACCAGGACTGGTTAGGATTTATTTCAAAACGAGAACCCCCTCCTTAGCGTTATCCTTAGTAGATCTATTGCACACTTTTTTACCAGTTTAGGAgccatttttaataataaataattaaaattacaataaatagcaacataattataacaaaaataaatgaaaaaattaaTATGAGTTGGAATGAATGTACCGAACGTTAGCGTTAATTGCAATTAGAGATAGAGAGTGATGAAGAATTAGAGATATATGAGTATTTTTGAATGAAAATTGAAAGAATGAAatgaggtatttatagttttaaaatAGGGTCAAAGTATATTTGAACAAATTTAGAAGTTAAAAACATAAATTAGGGGGTAGGGGGATGTTGGGGGGCTAGAGAGGCAAAAATAGTCATTTTTTGCCGTTGCCAAAAACggccagattttaaataaaaaaaagtttgGGTACCGGTTCGATACCTTAAGGATACTTACGGTACCGATACTAAGGGTACTATTTCAGGTACCCTATCTTTACCCATACCCTTCACTCAAATCCCTCATCCCTACTTCCTATATTGGGGCTACGGTCCGATATCGGTACTGGTACTTAAGGGTATGGATACCGGTATTACCCTACTCTTAGACAACCCTACTTATAGCCCGTTTTTCCAAGTtaaaaaattagcttattttgaaaagtgcttttttcaaaagtattttttcaaaaaatatttttgaagagaagcagtttgtgtttggctaatcaatcTAAAAAGCATCTTTGAGCAATAATTtgtatttggccaaacttttaaaagtgtttttaagtatcaaattacgaataaggacatgaataaatttacttaatagttaatattataagtaaataaataatctcaaaattttattatttaatacaATAAATAAATCTTTTCATTCTATTTAAgtacaatatgaaaataaaatttaaaatactttaattcttttaagatgatttaaatatattaaaaaattattcaGCAAACATAAAAGAATTCGCCCTGAAGTCACTATATATTAAAAAGCtatccaaaaaataaataaataaataaaacgtatacattaaaattctaaatattagatTTAGAATGTATAGGGACACCGGTACGTGTAGTTCCATGGTAACAAATTCAAGATTCGAATCAATCTCGTTGGTCTCCactagtaactcccaaaatatttgactTTTCTAAAATCCATTCACAGCTTAAAAGCCTCAAAGAAATTTCCTTTTAAATCAAACCACGATATTCATAACCGATCCAACAATTAGAACATAATCAAATAAAACCCGTTTTCATTTTCATGTTAAAAgtaattaacaaaataaaaatttattttttatttcaacaagTGTCACTCTAACGTATAAAGATATTCAAAAAATTTACACTTTATACTTTCAATAAAAAGTCATGTCAATGGCACTTAAACATTTAAAATGCAATGAATAGCACAATCCTAACCCGCTCGTCCCCACAAGCTAggatccaaaattagaatcaagTTCCAAACTATTTTACAATATGCGATTTTGGAGAAAAACTCTATGAAGTTGTAGGTTTCAACATACCTCAATACGCTTTGAAAACTTCACTACAAGTATCCAAGGTCTTCAACCAATCACAATCTACACAATTATATCTCTATGAGTCAAGAAATGCTCAACGATATCCAACAAGACCCATTTAGACCTTAGCTCTTAACAATAGGTACTTAGGATTCATATTTCCTACCATATGTATTCATCCATACTTAACAATCTCATTTATAGTACTTAATATTCTATTGGGGTTATAAACTATTCAACAACCTCCATGGAATACCCCAATTTACTATTCATTATCTTCCCAACTACCAACCATAAATACCCAACTAGGATTTCATAAATACTCACATTCAACCACCTCGCAATATCATGAATACCATAAATACATTCACTTGTACCTCATAAATGAGATTGGATAGAAGAAATTACCTTTTGAAGCAAATCCTAGAAAAATATCTTCTTTGGTGTTCTTGGTGATTCTTCAATATTCAAGTGAAATCCTATGGATTGAATCCATATATGTGTTAATTCTAGCATCTAATGATGTTATAACATCATAAATGTTGACCTAAGCggtttttgttttgatgattgataaaggaacacatgcatgaaccaggtccacgGACACTGTACACAAGTTACAGTTAGAATCAAACAAAAGGCACACACGTGCAAGGATAAGTATAAGTGATTATTTATGATAATACCTtaacgaaaaggttgcatatttgataaggagCAAGACTCCTTAGTTGAGgagaactctatccaagataaggtAATAGTTAGATGTTGAatttaactagaactcttccaccaaggaaaaGTAAAATATTAGACTTTTAGTTAATCCTTATTCTACCAACTCTATAAATATCAGGTTGTTCTCTTTTTACAGGTGATGCACATATACCGAAGTTAAGTAGAATTGAGAGAAAAATAGTAAGACATTTTGTGAGCAATTTCTGTGAGATTCAAGAGTGCGATCTTGAAGCTACACGAATCAAATTGAAGAACTAGTTCTATAAAGAGTTTTGTGTCTAtatttatttctagttcaaagtgtAGTAGGCATTTtgaattgtacctttcagctttcttataagcaaattgtactaggtacttgggttgtatcattcaagttagagttaacttgaagtagtcACAACAGTCTATGGCGTGTTGCTACAAGGgatagagttaatccttaggtttgcaagagaTTGTAAACTCGAGTTGTatctttcaagttagagttaacttgaagtagtcGCAACAACATGTGGCGTCTTGATACAAGGGTTAGAGCTAATCCTTAGGTTTGTAAGAGGTTGTAAACTTTGTTATTGGCTTAGAGTTATAGTGAAGTATTTGGAAAAATCCTAGTGGGTAGTAGATtatgattttttcaccttttgagctggGTATTTTTCACGTAAATATACTTGTGTTATTTACTTTATGCATTATTTATTCTGCAATTGTAGTGTAAGAAAtgcatagaagaaccaggtccttcgaTAATCCAGTGTGCGCGAAAATCCgggcaccacacaaatcaccccctcttgtgcggttttgaagtataaaatatcaataaaTATACCAAGAAATCACACATTGAAGTGTATTAAGTGTGGGGGTTGgccctttctctctctagaattcCAAGACTCCAAAATCTTGCAACTCTTTCTCTCTCCTTGACCCCCtactatttctaaaaaaataaccTGTGTAGGCTTGGCTACGCAGGTTGTGTAGCCTACGCAGATTGGCTACGCAGGCTGTGTAGCCTACGCAGCTTGCCTACGCAGGCATGTGTAGCCTACACAACTTAAGCCTTCCACTTTTGCTAACATGTTGTTTTTACCTATGCAGCCTGCGTAGGCTACGCACGGAGGCTACGCAGGTCTGCTGAGATCCCTTCCTCCTCCTTTTTCAAACCATTCCAAGTTATGCCTTTAACCAATCAACTTGGGGATCTTCAATCCTTCTTACCTTCATGTCTAAGTATCATAATAATCTTGATACCCTCGTGTGGGCTCGCACATACTTCGAGATCTCGTTAATCATTCTTCTGATCTTATATTAAgcttaatttaaaaataaatccaGAGGATTTAAACTAAACATGGATGTTCAAAAAGGATCTAAGTACATGCAAAAATGCTGATAGAAAGTTAAAGGGATGGACACCCATTGGACTAGGCTGCTAATATGAGAGGCATTCACGTAGGAACTTATACAGTATGTTCAAAGTGACCAACAGATACAACCACTAGGCAAGTTTTTGAAGATTTATACAATCAGTAATTCCTTAAGCAAAGGAACATCAGGCATGCCAAACAATTGCATAAGTAGAGCAAATTCAGGAACATAGAAAAAAGCACATGATTCCCTAAAGTATTTAAAGATAATCTAgtatctgtcatgacccaaaactaacccgtcgtgatggcgcctatcatagtactaggcaagccgactactcagacatttttaatactttaaaacttgaaagatatgaaaacaacttaattaaaagaaattcttttaaaAGTAGGATAGGAAGtcataactcaatacataatctctcccaaaatcggggtgtcaccgagtacatgagcatctacataaaGATATAGTCTGGTTCACCATCAAGAAAATAAAACCTGAAATAAATAACGGgaaagataagggaggagagtcaaggtctgtgaacgcccagcaactacctcgatgatctccaaATGACCGGACTCCGCAATCAATGACCGCCGTGCCTGGAAATGCCTGAATCTACACATGAGGTGCATGGTGTAGTGTGAGTATAACCAGCTCAGTATGTATCAAGACTAACTATTCGACTGAAAGTAGTGACCAACTCAACAGGTATAGTTCGATATAGAATTTACAACAGAAATGTAGGAATGCTTATAAGTTCAACAGATAActcaatataagaaaaatagatcaactcagaatgatatgaggaatgtgacatctctatatctacatgccaatgtacatgctgTATGGGATGCACTACAATGGAAGTCTCATGAACTCACACTATCataatactcaatcactcagtattgtacatgaccaatctagcccagggaagatccatccctcaatataaagatcaactgacagtcagtcactcagtactatatagggccaatccagcccagggaagatccatccctcaatataaataattaggcaagatcatgcccagggaagatccatcccttaatataatatcaactgcgctcactgtgggtgtgcagacttcggaggggctccttcagcctaagcgctataatgagccaaatccaggcataaatcaataaaacatgatgtGGCGTGCAGCCTAATCCCATGAATATCACTcaaaattaggccctcggcctcactcagtcattaactCTCAAGTCTCTCtggctcataatgtcatgaaacCTAGCCCGAcgtgatgatatgatgtatcaataaatggcaacaaagactgagatataatatgcaatgaTAGATGTAGCTGAGTTCATAATTTCTAAATTAAACACATAATTTAACAacaacacgacctctgtgggtcccaaaaatatcggcATCTGGCGTAAGTATGATTTTaacatgagtctcagctcaatttctctaacatatGGAGGGTATGTGGGTATTgacatgattatttgattatgcaaCTCCATGGGAACAATtaaatca comes from the Nicotiana tabacum cultivar K326 chromosome 14, ASM71507v2, whole genome shotgun sequence genome and includes:
- the LOC107766215 gene encoding uncharacterized protein LOC107766215, with the translated sequence MGAEKHSSKSGGGYVGGFLQLFDWNAKSRKKLFSSKSDIPEQSKQKKRCDGNLPMTRVHLNNEDDTTAASSVKGSSDYRCASSVSDEEYYGIKPAGVVARLMGLDCMPTSNFSEPYSTPFLDSESLRSAPCLSRNLEYQQNFQSVYSSNFHEKMENLGRSSLEPKQQKIISRPIEKFQTEILPPKSAKSIPITHCKLLSPIKSANSIPPQNAAHIMEAAARILEPGPQATSKAKLSLIGSSSIPLKVKDLKERVEASQKVTKIAEASRRPAESNASKYLKGQPMNKSWNGSADTTKQKDFSDSDESFIGGKTKGKSISLALQAKANVQKREGLNTGSSRSVLGQKEPSKVIPNQLFTSQPSTEKNTHKKPSVHNNSCVLRQNDQKQNSIADRGKSPSKPFLSNFQGKRTLGEDSSIARQKSSSKMAENSKVSSRRLSKQAGDRKEETYSCTKSVTRKKRPSDGDIQYEKNQAAGSTSTHKSGKLIQSGIFTDREMSWGEKRKEKGTDIISFTFNAPLTRSVPSPEPPREVQGTSHEFSTDFRSKKKQLSSDSMSSFKAPFGHNLSSADDLSTLLDQKLRELSYVVESSRQKKGTSSFSSSIFQDLNGLSKTTMLHGKGNHDDMEVDDLVSRCNPGFSPIRPLGITGQHKHQGVEEELSECCSSEFEGRKVFGSRFPSPISVLEHSFLTESCNSSDTAESNNTGASKLSSSVQAKEVLGICSLKKFHSIEGDVDLLDSASSTCGAKEHLKNFRMTDLGKSSNWELEYVKEIVCNIESMFMDFAMSRSHEIIDPHLFDQLERVNGRGQRRKVIFDCVSECLDIRCKRYVDGGYDTWLKGVVVVRNKEKLAEEVYREISGWSGMGNCMVDELVDKDMSSYFGRWLDFEVEAFELGIQIEKRLLNSLIDEVVADILLL